The window tttgtTGCAAAGACGGAATCAACCGAAAGACCTGAAATGTCTGGGTACGTGGTATTGCtcgtaataaaaaaaaaattgatccaACTTACTTTCTGCGATCGAATTTTGCTAGAACGGTCGAACACTAACTAAAGCTAATTTTGGGTCGCGGTATTgctcaaaaattattttgatatttcgtTTCAGTACTTGCCGAATTGTACTTAACGGCCGAATGCTAACTAAAGCCTAATGCCAACATTCCCCTTTCATAAACTAAAAAGTGAGCATGATACAATTGATAACTCAGCAAGGAAATGCAAATGGATCCGTTTTACAGGCTTCTTCTGTTAGCATTAAGCATTACACTTTCTACACATTGAGCCACATAGACGTGAAAGACAAAACACAGGAACTAGACCAAGGCCTCACAAGACAGGGCTTGGCTCCCTCCAGGCTCCAATTCCCGGTTAATATTCCTGTCAAAAATATCCTTCTAAGATATTTATATCTAATAATTACCGTTAACATTCAGGTCACGGCGAATTACTAGGCCTCTGCGAAGCATCTTGAAGGCCCTGTTTTTTCCTTAGGCAAAAGCTTAGTCTGCACTGGATTTTAACATGATGTTGAGCTACTGCTTTATGTTTCTATTTTCAAGGGAATGAGAACTTTGTCTCAGGAATTTAAAGCAAACCCTTGGGTAAAAATAACACTCGAGGCAGTTTTAACATCCATCTCAGCGTTAATTGATCCAGAGTTTGAGCCAGTTGATGATCCATGTTTCTGAAGCACTTCATCTTCGACATTATTtccatcaaaaaaattatactctCGCCTCAGAACTGAAGTATGCAACTGGAGAAAAGGATATGGTACACCTCTGTAAAAGTCCGAGCATAGAACAGTAGAGGAATCATCATCTACATTATTTGATTTATCAGTCGGGTATCGCATGTAGTATACAGCAGGTGCCCCCCAAGATACACCTGCATCACTAGCAGGAAAACTCTTTCCTGGCAAGCTAGGAGGGATATCTTTCGAGCTTGAAAGGGATGGTTCTGCTACTATTACTGTAACAGTCTGCCCGAACAGCTTTAAAGTCTGCGTGGATACCTCCTCGTTGGATTCTTCTTTAGCAAAAGCTCTGCCTTCTGGAAATACTCTTAGTTCCTGTGCAATAAAAGACCATGCCCAATGATATACTGGATAGATAACATATATCAATGGTATATTAATGCAAATAGACAGAGATCAAATAGATTCGAGTTGTTAAATCTCATACCGTGGAAACATGCTCTTCCTCGATCGAACTATTATTTCCTTTAGGAGAATTTGATCCATTTTCAgaacctttttcttcttctgatatTATAGTTTCTCCTTTAATAAGGCCACTCGGATGGTCATCAGGATTAGAAGAAGCTGGTAAAAGTACAACATTTGGCACATTTGAATTAGCTACACCTGTGGCTTCTGGCGTCACTACAGACAAAACAGAAACTGGTGAATGAGTTTCTTGTTCTACAACTAACAGGCTTGGAGATGCAGAACTCCCCGGTTCATCTGAGAGACAGGCTCTAGTTTTAAATGGACGTATGTTTTTACGTGGATAAGGAAGAATTGGTTTTCTTTTTGGACGTGGAGGAGGAATCTCAATGGATTTCACGCTCTTCTCCTCATTGATACTTGATTCACGAGACacctaataatataatatatacctcGACATCAGAACAAATTGATGGCAATACGAGCAGAGGCCTATTTAGTCCACATATCTTAGGGAATGTAGATTCAACTTACTTTAGCCTATcgtatatagatatataatggTAGAGAGTGGATTTTGGAATATCAGTAGTCAACCTTAGAAAAGAACTTCTGAGCATGACTTCGAATTTGAACTGCAGTTTTTGTGCCAACGTGCTctgtataatataaaatatctcaGATTATATAAAACTAAAAGATATAAGCTCATAGCGATCAACCAACAACAATTAAATATGCCTTCAATATGTCTCCAAGCACGCCCATACAGCTTTACTGCTTCAAGAAATTTATTGTGCTCTTCATCTGTCCACCGTTCCCTTTGCTTTGTAATTGTGTACTGCTTTCTGACCTGCAGACCCAAAGGAGAGCAGATATAAGAGAACAAATAAGAAGTAGAGAACTTTTGTCAAGTTAGGAATGGGCCAAACAGCCATCAATTGATAAAAACCTTTAAAGCACAGTTATCTTGAGATATGGCTTGATCCTTGTTCTGCATCTTAGCAGGAGATTGTAGGTCAGCAATCGCAGGTAAATCACTGCCTGACAGCGATGTTGATTTTGTCCTTGCATCATTGGTATGATTCtgttttaaatagaaaatttgaTAAGAATTGAGAGATGATAGATTCTAAATACTTAGCACATGACATGGACTCACAAGTTACTAGCTTACTATGTATCGACGAACGTAGTAACTAAACTTTCATTTTGCTATGCCAATCCAGTTTTAATATGATTACACAATTTTCAGTTCGAACCAAAAAGTAGCAAGAAATAATAAAGGACCCAGTGAATCCCTGCTCCAGATATTAATCAAGTATCTCTTTGATTCTCACGTATCAAGAACTGAAGAAAGACTTTGTATCTTCGGTCATTGTTCCATTATCAAGCACGAAAAGCATACAAACTTGTACTACTGACTACTATGCTCTTTGCCATCTTGTTCAATTTATTAAGGTAAAGTTTTACTTGGACAATACTCACCAAGCACTAgttatcaacaacaacaacaaaactATAACTGAGATGCACAATAATAAAATCATGTGGTCCTGGACTCCTGGCCTGGTATCTACACAAGTACACAACTAACCAATGCAATCCAAAAACCCAAGGCAGCTACAAGCCTACAACTGATTGGTCTCCCTACCCATATTAGATGTAGCTTTTCCAATTTCATTTATGAAGTGGATAGTTACAATAGTTACAAAGTCACCATAAGTTAAAGTACCTTGGCCCTTGAAAACTTATTACCATCATCCAAAAACATAAAGCTAAATTAGTTAGCTATAAGTGCAACTAAATATAATAGATTTCATCATTAAGAATTCCTACAAAGAACccaaattcaataaaatatataataatacaatCTAAGTACcatattaaactatataaaaCACTGAGAGATTTTTCTGCAAACCTGTATATAATCACTTGCAGACCCCATTGATTCTTCAATACGATTTCAACAAACTTGCATCCACAAACTCAATCAAAATATCTATAGATCGGAACTTTCTTTTACCCAAAAGATTCAACTTCTTTGCAGTAAATACTTCAGAATACTAAATATTCAATACTTgttagaataaaaattaaagatatgGGTATTATCCAGAAGAATAAAAAGATGATATTTTTAATTCTCTGGACAAATCTTAAGATATAGATCTTTGCTTAAGAAAGCTAAGAGGCTTATATCTGAAGAACAAGAGGATGAAGAAGAAAGGGGGAGTTTAACAAAAAGAAATGAGCACTTttgtggatgatatcaataaaaaaGGGAAAAGGGTACAGTATGAGGTTGCCACGTCAGATGCACTTTTCCTTTTTGACATTTCTTATATTTTGAGGAAGTTGGCCAGGACAGATCGAGAAATATGTGGAATCTTGTGGTCCGAATGGAAATTCAAGTTTCTACACGTGTCAGTGGTCTAGTAGAGATGAAAATTTTCTCTGTTTTCTGCGGTAGGATAGCAAGTTAATCATGTTATTGGGTTAGCAGCCCTAGGAGAttagataattatctaaatgttTCAATTGAAATACTATAGAAATTTTGGTACAAAAATATAAAGTTCAGAAAAAAATACCATGGTTCGAAGTTACAAGTTCTGTGATGAGTTAGAgttttgaatcttgtttatttcgATTATACGAAAAATCTGATATTATTACTGCATATTAAAGAAGGATTTGATTAaagaaatcaattttttaaaaagtttatttagCCTCATATTCCTTCCTTTTCTAAGTTAAAGAGCCTACAGATCATATCTTATATTAAtcgtaaaaataaattattcataatTGTCTAATTTTAATCTTATTTACTCTCAGACTTTTCTAAACTCAATATTATACATTTTGCTCAAAGGTTTTTTcgaatatataatcaaatttttagtttaaaatgaTGTGCACATAAAATTCATGAGTTTTATGCTAAATCGAGTTGTGATATATTTTCAGTAATGAGCTTatctattttgaaattttattagtGAACCGGGACTCAACAATAATAAGAGATAAtcgttttttttataatacataTTTTCTCTTGTGAGAATCTTATAGTAAAGTTACTAATGTGTAAACCAAGTGATTAGTAGTGTAATAATACAACTAAAATTCTGAAATATAGCGGGTGTTTTGGGGAGGGAacttctgggcttaaaagcccagaaGTCCACTTCCTCTCTTTTCTCATGTGTTTGGCAAGTGACATGAATctcctcaaaaagcaaaagaagTCAGATAAAAAAAGCTAGGAACTGAAACTTCTTTTGAGACACAGCTTAAACTTATTTCAGCTGTCCTTTCCTATCTACACCTCCTGCTGATTTcgtttattttttataagtattttttatttaaatttttgtcttcaattttatgaaatactcaaatatattaatattatgtattgatatttatataaacttttAAACACAGTTATAGATGACTTAAATGTGAGTCAAAACAAACCAAAAAccatttcatatataatataaatatcactataaTAATTtagcaaataaataaataaatatcattataatcaaatattttcatcaacttttttcaatttatttcgtaaatatcaaataattatattacaaaactacgaaaatataccaacttataatttaagttatccaaacacttaaaaacttataagtcacggtatccaaacacttatagtAGCTTATAAGTCTAAATCAACTTCttacttctaatccacttctttactttaagcgataagtcacttattttaagccccgccaaacggccccatagtctaagaaaaaaaaaaggaaatcaAAAAAGTGAGAGTGGTGCGGAGTCGCGGAGTCTAAAGCATAATACAAGTGGACGGTACAGATGATGCATATGATATAGGTGGAAGCATatcagagagagaggggggttttcaatttcaacaaataaGACAgctacatataataatatttataaaatggcTACCTAGATATTTCTGTCCACAAATTTCTCTTTTTCCTTTATCTTTGACAAATATTTCTGTCCACAAATTTTGTTGGGGGAGATGTTCGCAAGGGAAAGTGGTTCCTAACTCAGAGGTACAGCTGTCGAAGACTTTGACGTGCTGTTTCTACGATGTTCGGAGAACCAAACCGGTTGCTCTTCGAGCTGCTACgggattattataattataaatcgaGTGACAGTGATAAGAAAGTTAAGTGTATGACAAATAAGATACAAACCAACAAGTGAAgtagttataatttattttaaaattctgaacaaaaatttaaatataagttaaaaaaattaagaagaaaTACACGACATGATGGTTGTAGTATCAAGTATTTATGCTTTGGAACTATTTCCACTTCTTATGTTCATCTTGATGTAATAAGTTTTATATGAAATCAAActaacaaatattattttagaatctTATAAATTTGATATAGAGTCAAACTACGAAATACAGTACAAGTCTAATTCGAAATTTCAGAATATGCCCGGCCATTTTTTTataatgataaaatttaaatgaatacAAACAATCAACGTTATTATTGGCAGCTTCGATTAAAACTATGCTATCTTTTTAGTACCCCTCCTGGAAAATATGAGTATCCTGCAACAATATATCATAAAGAAAAATGCTATTTTTCTCAAGTGCTTGGCGAGATCAAATGGACTGACGATTAAGTTCGACTATTTTTCATCTTAAACTTCAAGAAGCTCATCTGAACCTTTCTCTTGATCGGATTCATGATCATAATTCATAGTTATCAAAAGCAAAAAAGAATTCATGATACTGAACTGTAATATTAGTTTATTAGCATGATGCAAAATTTCCATCTCCTAGATTCGATAAGCTTGAAAAGTTGGTCAATATAAATAagactttatttttttctttaaaggATACATGTGGATAGAACTTCAAAGCTCAAAATTTAGATCCTGGTTAGGTTGGATCAGTTATGGTAGGAGCTGGGCTTGTCAGTTAGGTGGACCTGCTAAACATTACAGAAAACAAATCAGTTTACGATGGGCTTCTGCCATCACATTCTAAgagttactccctccgcccctgagttatatacacCGGGGATTGGGACGCGGTACAGACTctcgtaaaatatagttttataatttattttttaaattttttttataaaaatttgaatgttatattt of the Daucus carota subsp. sativus chromosome 4, DH1 v3.0, whole genome shotgun sequence genome contains:
- the LOC108216212 gene encoding protein REVEILLE 1; the encoded protein is MGSASDYIQNHTNDARTKSTSLSGSDLPAIADLQSPAKMQNKDQAISQDNCALKVRKQYTITKQRERWTDEEHNKFLEAVKLYGRAWRHIEEHVGTKTAVQIRSHAQKFFSKVSRESSINEEKSVKSIEIPPPRPKRKPILPYPRKNIRPFKTRACLSDEPGSSASPSLLVVEQETHSPVSVLSVVTPEATGVANSNVPNVVLLPASSNPDDHPSGLIKGETIISEEEKGSENGSNSPKGNNSSIEEEHVSTELRVFPEGRAFAKEESNEEVSTQTLKLFGQTVTVIVAEPSLSSSKDIPPSLPGKSFPASDAGVSWGAPAVYYMRYPTDKSNNVDDDSSTVLCSDFYRGVPYPFLQLHTSVLRREYNFFDGNNVEDEVLQKHGSSTGSNSGSINAEMDVKTASSVIFTQGFALNS